Proteins encoded together in one Hymenobacter psoromatis window:
- a CDS encoding site-specific integrase, giving the protein MAPMGKKNLPAVTGDLPALALANDLAGQVAPNVGRYLTLGLEGAENTRLAYSADLRSYEAFCAEHEFTPWPAAVATLASYVAHLADIPRKLATINRHLAAIEKNHQLLGLPSAISAPALDVLRKGVARVVGKKQKQAPAFSVAHLKKCIAELDLNRPEGVRARALLLIGFTGAFRRSELVGLNLEHIELTDAALILSLPKSKTNQAGELEQKAVFYASNPLFCPIRAYKAWVELLGGRTEGPVFVSLARGKTGEAGTPSRRRLSDRRVNLLVKEHLGAKYSAHSLRASFITTAKLNGQSNEFIKNQTKQKTDAMISRYSRLDDIIAYNAAHSLGL; this is encoded by the coding sequence ATGGCTCCAATGGGAAAAAAGAACCTGCCGGCTGTGACCGGCGACTTGCCAGCGTTAGCTCTAGCCAACGACCTGGCCGGCCAGGTCGCGCCGAACGTCGGACGCTACCTGACCCTTGGCCTCGAAGGCGCGGAGAACACCCGCCTGGCGTACTCGGCCGACTTGCGGAGCTACGAGGCTTTTTGTGCCGAACATGAGTTCACGCCCTGGCCGGCCGCGGTGGCCACGCTCGCCAGCTACGTCGCCCACTTGGCCGACATCCCGCGCAAGCTGGCCACCATCAACCGGCACCTGGCCGCCATCGAGAAAAACCACCAGCTGCTCGGGTTACCCTCGGCCATCAGTGCGCCGGCGCTGGATGTGCTACGCAAGGGCGTGGCGCGCGTGGTGGGCAAAAAGCAGAAGCAGGCCCCGGCTTTTTCGGTGGCCCATCTAAAAAAATGCATTGCCGAGCTTGACTTGAATAGGCCCGAGGGTGTACGCGCGCGCGCACTCCTATTAATAGGCTTCACCGGGGCCTTCCGTCGCTCCGAGTTAGTTGGTCTGAATCTGGAGCATATCGAGCTAACTGATGCTGCCCTCATTCTGAGCCTGCCCAAAAGCAAGACTAACCAAGCCGGAGAATTGGAGCAAAAAGCGGTTTTTTACGCTTCTAATCCCCTTTTCTGCCCCATCCGCGCCTATAAGGCGTGGGTAGAATTGCTGGGCGGGCGCACTGAAGGGCCGGTATTCGTGTCACTGGCGCGGGGCAAGACCGGCGAAGCTGGCACGCCCTCGCGGCGGCGGCTGTCGGACCGGCGCGTGAACCTGCTCGTGAAAGAGCACTTAGGGGCGAAGTATTCGGCCCACTCATTGCGGGCTTCCTTTATTACCACGGCCAAGCTCAACGGCCAGTCCAACGAATTCATCAAAAACCAGACGAAGCAGAAAACCGACGCCATGATTAGCCGCTACTCCCGGCTTGATGATATCATTGCGTATAATGCGGCCCACTCGCTAGGTTTATAA